In Microbacterium cremeum, a genomic segment contains:
- a CDS encoding FAD-binding oxidoreductase: MTLDELTAAIGGTIIRPGDSEWEAARRFHSGIGEPAVVIRASSVDDVRGALRYAAAERLDVMVRSGGHSAWGQVPGGVTIDISALDDVSIDGTRVSVGGGAQWGAIARTLGAHGLGLSSGDTASVGVGGLTLGGGIGWMVRAWGLASDQLVGAQLVTARGDVVEVSASSHPDLFWALRGGGGNFGVVTRFDFEAHPLDGVVHAVFGIDGDAAPALRVLADLMKTAPRELTVTYMDVPPMDPNAPAGAMISAVWIGTDEEAARRALAPLRDAPGIIEREIGVQQYPDILLQTPEFDPEHPMPGFVGGNTLLRELGDDPIDRLVAFRAQNPASVVLLRSLGGAYGDVAQDDSPFPARDATWFAMAGAFDIPGMLDDAGRAAATAAWDAIEALGAGVYGNFTTSTDPSMAERMYPPATMARLSAIKREWDPGNVFCRNHNVRPV, encoded by the coding sequence ATGACTCTCGACGAGCTCACCGCCGCCATCGGCGGGACCATCATCCGTCCGGGCGATTCCGAGTGGGAGGCCGCCCGCAGATTCCATTCCGGCATCGGCGAACCCGCCGTCGTGATCCGCGCCTCGAGCGTCGACGACGTGCGCGGCGCCCTCCGCTACGCCGCCGCGGAGCGGCTCGACGTCATGGTCCGCAGCGGTGGCCACAGCGCCTGGGGGCAGGTGCCGGGCGGGGTCACCATCGACATCTCGGCTCTCGACGACGTCTCGATCGACGGCACCCGCGTGAGCGTGGGCGGTGGCGCGCAGTGGGGCGCGATCGCGCGGACCCTCGGCGCCCACGGTCTCGGACTCAGCTCCGGCGACACCGCGTCGGTCGGTGTCGGCGGACTCACCCTCGGCGGGGGCATCGGCTGGATGGTGCGGGCGTGGGGCCTGGCGTCCGATCAGCTGGTCGGCGCCCAGCTCGTGACGGCTCGCGGCGACGTCGTCGAGGTGTCGGCTTCGTCGCACCCCGACCTGTTCTGGGCGCTGCGCGGCGGCGGCGGCAACTTCGGCGTCGTGACCCGGTTCGACTTCGAGGCGCACCCGCTCGACGGCGTCGTGCATGCCGTCTTCGGGATCGACGGCGACGCGGCGCCCGCGCTGCGCGTGCTGGCCGATCTCATGAAGACCGCGCCGCGCGAGCTCACCGTGACCTACATGGACGTGCCGCCGATGGATCCGAACGCTCCCGCGGGGGCGATGATCTCGGCCGTCTGGATCGGCACCGACGAAGAGGCCGCACGACGCGCACTGGCTCCGCTGCGGGACGCGCCGGGGATCATCGAACGCGAGATCGGGGTTCAGCAGTACCCCGACATCCTGCTCCAGACGCCCGAGTTCGATCCCGAGCACCCGATGCCCGGATTCGTCGGCGGCAACACGCTGCTGCGCGAGCTCGGCGACGACCCCATCGATCGGCTGGTGGCCTTCCGTGCGCAGAATCCGGCCTCGGTCGTGCTCCTGCGCTCGCTCGGCGGCGCGTACGGCGACGTCGCGCAAGACGACTCGCCCTTCCCGGCACGCGACGCGACGTGGTTCGCGATGGCCGGCGCCTTCGACATCCCCGGCATGCTCGACGACGCAGGGCGCGCCGCGGCCACGGCCGCGTGGGATGCCATCGAGGCTCTCGGCGCCGGCGTCTACGGCAACTTCACGACCTCGACCGATCCGTCGATGGCCGAGCGCATGTACCCGCCTGCGACGATGGCCCGCCTGTCGGCGATCAAGCGGGAATGGGATCCGGGCAACGTCTTCTGCCGCAACCACAACGTGCGACCCGTCTGA
- the gndA gene encoding NADP-dependent phosphogluconate dehydrogenase — translation MGVVGLAVMGSNLARNLASREGNTVAVFNRSRSKTDELVATHPEAGFVPAFSYEEFAASLVRPRTAVIMVKAGAGTDAVIDALVEVFEPGDIIVDGGNALFTDTIRREKAVRDTGINFVGMGVSGGEEGALLGPSLMPGGSDESWITLGPILRSIAAVAEGEPCVTHVGHDGAGHFVKMVHNGIEYADMQLIAEAYDLIRRGTGKTPAEIAEVFAEWNRGELESYLIEITAEVLRQVDAATGQPLVDVIVDQAGAKGTGAWTVQTALSLGVPVSGIAEATFARSLSSHPEQREVSRELPGPAGLPQAQEPGFADDADAFIEDVRLALYASKIVAYSQGFDEIRAGAAEYDWNIDLGAIAKIWRGGCIIRAQFLNRITDAYAEAPDLPVLLAAPYFVDALTRAQAAWRRIVSTSANVGIPAPAFSSSLAYYDGLRAERLPAALIQGQRDFFGAHTYKRIDKEGTFHTLWSGDRTEIEAEDTH, via the coding sequence ATCGGCGTGGTGGGCCTGGCCGTGATGGGCTCGAACCTCGCCCGCAACCTCGCATCGCGCGAAGGCAACACCGTCGCGGTGTTCAACCGATCGCGGTCCAAGACCGATGAGCTGGTCGCGACCCACCCCGAGGCGGGCTTCGTGCCGGCGTTCTCGTACGAGGAGTTCGCGGCGTCGCTGGTGAGGCCGCGCACCGCGGTCATCATGGTCAAGGCGGGCGCGGGGACGGATGCCGTCATCGACGCGCTCGTGGAGGTGTTCGAGCCCGGCGACATCATCGTCGACGGCGGAAACGCACTGTTCACCGACACCATCCGCCGTGAGAAGGCGGTGCGCGACACCGGCATCAACTTCGTCGGAATGGGCGTCTCGGGCGGCGAGGAGGGCGCGCTGCTCGGCCCGTCGCTGATGCCCGGCGGCTCCGACGAGTCCTGGATCACCCTCGGACCGATCCTCCGCTCGATCGCCGCGGTCGCCGAGGGCGAGCCGTGCGTGACGCACGTCGGCCACGACGGCGCCGGGCACTTCGTGAAGATGGTGCACAACGGCATCGAGTACGCCGACATGCAGCTGATCGCCGAGGCGTACGACCTGATCCGCCGCGGCACCGGCAAGACGCCGGCCGAGATCGCGGAGGTGTTCGCCGAGTGGAACCGCGGCGAGCTGGAGTCGTACCTCATCGAGATCACCGCCGAGGTGCTGCGTCAGGTCGACGCCGCCACCGGACAGCCGCTGGTGGACGTCATCGTCGATCAGGCCGGAGCCAAGGGCACCGGCGCGTGGACGGTGCAGACCGCGCTGTCGCTGGGCGTCCCGGTGTCGGGCATCGCGGAGGCCACGTTCGCCCGATCGCTGTCTTCGCATCCCGAGCAGCGCGAGGTGTCGCGCGAGCTCCCCGGTCCCGCCGGCCTTCCGCAGGCTCAGGAACCGGGTTTCGCGGACGACGCCGACGCGTTCATCGAGGACGTGCGCCTGGCCCTGTACGCGTCGAAGATCGTCGCCTACAGCCAGGGCTTCGACGAGATCCGCGCGGGCGCCGCCGAGTACGACTGGAACATCGACCTCGGCGCGATCGCGAAGATCTGGCGCGGCGGCTGCATCATCCGCGCCCAGTTCCTCAACCGCATCACCGACGCGTACGCCGAGGCTCCCGACCTGCCGGTGCTGCTCGCCGCGCCGTACTTCGTCGACGCGCTCACCCGCGCCCAGGCCGCGTGGCGGCGCATCGTGTCGACGTCCGCGAACGTCGGCATCCCCGCCCCCGCGTTCTCGTCGTCGCTGGCGTACTACGACGGCCTGCGCGCCGAGCGCCTCCCCGCCGCGCTCATCCAGGGCCAGCGCGACTTCTTCGGCGCCCACACCTACAAGCGCATCGACAAGGAAGGCACCTTCCACACCCTGTGGTCGGGCGACCGCACCGAGATCGAAGCCGAAGACACCCACTGA
- a CDS encoding gluconokinase, with the protein MAEASRIVVMGPSGSGKSVVGAVLATRLGLPFVDADDLHPDANIDKMAAGTPLTDDDRGPWLDIVARTLRDAAPGAVVACSALARRYRDRIRAGASDVVFVELTVSADELARRMTSREHFMPSSLLASQLAALEPLADDEDGVAVVNDRPPIEVADEAIARLRAARGA; encoded by the coding sequence GTGGCTGAGGCATCCCGGATCGTCGTGATGGGTCCGAGCGGATCGGGCAAGTCCGTCGTCGGTGCCGTGCTGGCGACGCGGCTCGGCCTCCCGTTCGTCGATGCCGACGACCTGCACCCCGACGCGAACATCGACAAGATGGCGGCGGGGACGCCCCTCACCGACGACGACCGCGGGCCCTGGCTCGACATCGTGGCCCGCACGCTGCGCGACGCCGCGCCGGGAGCGGTGGTCGCGTGCTCGGCGCTCGCCCGCCGCTATCGCGATCGGATCCGGGCGGGAGCGTCCGACGTGGTCTTCGTCGAGCTGACGGTGTCGGCAGACGAGCTCGCGCGGCGCATGACCTCTCGCGAGCACTTCATGCCGTCGTCGCTGCTGGCCTCGCAACTGGCCGCTCTCGAGCCGCTCGCCGACGACGAGGACGGCGTCGCGGTCGTCAACGATCGGCCGCCGATCGAGGTCGCCGACGAGGCGATCGCGCGACTGCGGGCCGCGCGCGGGGCCTGA